From Natronorubrum halophilum, a single genomic window includes:
- a CDS encoding hydantoinase/oxoprolinase family protein, producing MTHNLGVDVGGTFTDVIVFDETTHEITIDKVLSTPSNPSEGVVHGIEEATVKANTSVSELDLLFHGTTVVTNMLLEETGSRVGLITTAGHEDILHLARAWTPGPLYGWMDMEKPDPLADLVDTHGIAGTISSPDGKETESLDEGEIRDAVRELEAAGVESLTVALLNAYLNPEHEERVRKIIAEEAPELPVSISSEIVPEYGEYERTLTTVINDYARPTVIEYLEDLDDSLADADSTATMNVVRSDGGLMSSKAAKERPVELALSGPSGGVVGAATIASKKGVPDVLTLDMGGTSTDVSLVEDGTPETTRQTKVGYREFKSRSVDVNTVGAGGGSIARVQLSGSLQVGPESSGADPGPACYGLGGDEPTVTDANVVLGRIPPGVQLGGRMELDREAAHDAVATVADERGTSVEEAAQAILDIVNENMHSALRVVSVEQGYDPREFGLVAFGGAGPMHANALADIMDAYPLIIPPGPGVMSAFGFLTSDIQNEFSETYLETEEDVDGRDVYEKLQDLEAEATDWLVSEGVDETDHEFEYFAECRYFRQDIQMSIPVTIENLRGETGLAEIKGDFESRHDRQFGFSLDAPLEIANLRVIGKGTLQGVTIEEQELTDADPSAAEIDDNDVYFSGDTYETPIYDRTKLRPGNEIDGPAIVTDDDSTVVLQPDHSATIDRYGNIEINRGEGQ from the coding sequence ATGACACATAACCTCGGTGTTGACGTGGGTGGTACGTTTACAGACGTTATCGTCTTCGACGAAACGACCCATGAAATCACGATAGACAAGGTTCTTTCGACGCCCAGTAATCCATCGGAGGGCGTGGTTCATGGGATCGAGGAGGCAACGGTAAAAGCGAACACATCGGTATCCGAACTCGACCTCTTGTTTCACGGCACGACAGTCGTGACGAACATGCTCTTGGAGGAGACGGGGTCGCGTGTCGGACTCATTACGACTGCTGGGCACGAAGATATCCTCCACTTGGCACGAGCGTGGACGCCCGGTCCACTCTATGGATGGATGGACATGGAAAAGCCGGATCCGCTCGCTGACCTCGTGGATACCCATGGTATAGCTGGTACGATCAGTTCACCAGATGGGAAAGAGACCGAATCACTCGACGAAGGGGAAATCAGAGATGCCGTTAGGGAACTCGAGGCAGCCGGTGTCGAGTCTCTGACAGTCGCGTTGTTGAACGCGTACCTCAATCCCGAACACGAAGAACGCGTCCGCAAAATTATCGCCGAAGAGGCACCGGAGCTTCCGGTATCGATTTCCTCCGAGATCGTCCCGGAGTACGGCGAGTACGAACGGACACTGACGACCGTCATCAATGATTACGCACGGCCAACGGTTATCGAGTATCTCGAGGACCTCGACGACTCGCTCGCAGACGCTGATTCGACGGCCACGATGAACGTCGTTCGGTCCGATGGTGGACTCATGAGTTCAAAAGCCGCCAAAGAGCGGCCGGTCGAACTCGCGCTGTCGGGACCCAGTGGTGGCGTCGTCGGTGCGGCGACCATCGCGTCGAAGAAGGGCGTCCCCGACGTATTGACGCTCGATATGGGTGGGACGTCGACTGACGTGTCACTCGTCGAAGACGGAACCCCTGAGACGACCCGCCAGACGAAGGTCGGTTATCGAGAATTCAAATCGCGATCGGTCGATGTGAACACGGTTGGAGCCGGCGGTGGCTCGATCGCCCGCGTGCAACTGAGCGGATCGTTACAGGTTGGCCCGGAGAGTTCCGGTGCCGACCCCGGGCCGGCGTGTTATGGCCTAGGCGGAGACGAACCGACTGTTACGGATGCGAACGTCGTCCTCGGTCGGATTCCGCCGGGTGTCCAACTCGGCGGCCGGATGGAACTCGATAGAGAGGCAGCCCACGATGCTGTGGCGACAGTCGCCGACGAGCGTGGGACTTCAGTCGAGGAGGCCGCCCAAGCGATCCTCGACATCGTTAACGAGAACATGCACAGCGCACTCCGCGTCGTGTCCGTCGAACAGGGCTACGATCCACGAGAGTTCGGGCTCGTTGCCTTCGGCGGTGCCGGACCGATGCACGCTAACGCGCTTGCAGATATCATGGACGCCTACCCTCTGATTATCCCGCCAGGACCGGGCGTTATGTCAGCGTTTGGTTTCCTGACCTCCGACATCCAAAACGAGTTCTCGGAGACGTATCTGGAGACCGAGGAAGATGTCGACGGCAGGGATGTCTACGAGAAACTTCAGGATCTCGAGGCCGAAGCGACTGACTGGCTCGTCTCCGAAGGTGTCGACGAAACCGACCACGAGTTCGAATACTTCGCCGAGTGTCGCTACTTCCGCCAGGACATCCAGATGTCGATACCAGTGACGATTGAGAACCTCCGTGGTGAGACAGGGCTCGCAGAAATCAAAGGCGATTTCGAGAGCCGTCACGACCGCCAATTCGGGTTCTCGCTCGATGCACCGCTCGAAATCGCGAATCTCCGTGTCATCGGCAAAGGAACGCTGCAGGGTGTTACCATCGAGGAACAGGAACTGACAGATGCCGATCCGAGTGCCGCTGAGATCGATGACAATGACGTATACTTCAGCGGTGACACCTACGAGACGCCGATCTACGACCGTACCAAGTTGCGTCCGGGCAACGAGATCGACGGGCCAGCGATCGTCACCGACGACGATTCGACAGTTGTCTTGCAGCCGGATCACAGTGCGACTATCGACCGCTACGGAAACATCGAGATTAACAGAGGTGAGGGTCAATGA
- a CDS encoding helix-turn-helix domain-containing protein, whose product MLFHLGQYWHSSEAMFTATLHFTQHRECILRELTADIDAPIPIEIEEIQNGSVTFVLHAGPHADSFQSDLERADHVNHVKRLDDENLLITKPSCGAYSAIYQNHGTLRRSNTVSGRQREYNVLVFQREDLKNIIDDLEGFGTVTLGKLEEFRATTDSPLTERQREVVTEALARGYYDWPRKITNEDLAIELEISRATLHEHLRKAERTLLSSALADSHKRTGRGQFERIELGQE is encoded by the coding sequence GTGCTTTTTCACCTTGGGCAGTATTGGCACAGTAGCGAAGCGATGTTTACCGCCACACTCCACTTCACACAGCACCGAGAGTGCATTCTCAGAGAACTTACGGCGGATATCGATGCGCCAATTCCGATCGAAATTGAGGAGATCCAAAACGGATCCGTCACCTTCGTTCTTCATGCCGGCCCTCATGCAGATTCCTTTCAATCGGACCTCGAGCGTGCAGATCACGTTAATCATGTCAAGCGTCTCGATGATGAGAATCTACTCATAACCAAACCCTCATGTGGTGCGTATTCGGCTATCTATCAGAACCACGGCACACTACGCCGGTCAAACACGGTTTCGGGCCGTCAACGCGAGTACAACGTTCTCGTATTCCAGCGTGAAGATCTCAAAAACATTATTGACGATTTAGAGGGGTTCGGAACGGTCACACTCGGCAAACTCGAGGAGTTCAGAGCGACCACCGACTCGCCATTAACTGAGCGACAGCGAGAAGTTGTCACTGAAGCGCTCGCACGAGGGTATTACGATTGGCCCCGAAAGATTACGAACGAAGACCTCGCGATAGAGTTAGAAATCAGCCGAGCAACACTGCACGAGCATCTCCGAAAAGCAGAACGTACCTTGTTGTCGTCAGCGTTAGCAGATAGTCACAAACGAACTGGAAGAGGCCAATTTGAGCGTATCGAACTTGGACAAGAATGA
- a CDS encoding macro domain-containing protein translates to MRADSHGDGRATSESVRTATRKSLEKADTLGCESVVLPVLGTGAAGFDFREGARYVCEMIRDYEPSSVTNTRVIAYSKREYDELETIGEAVR, encoded by the coding sequence ATCAGAGCGGACTCTCACGGCGACGGCCGTGCAACGAGCGAAAGCGTTCGTACCGCGACGCGGAAATCGCTCGAGAAGGCGGATACACTCGGCTGTGAGTCCGTCGTTCTCCCGGTGCTTGGAACCGGAGCCGCTGGATTCGACTTCCGGGAGGGAGCCCGATACGTCTGCGAAATGATCCGGGACTACGAACCGTCATCGGTGACCAATACTCGAGTGATCGCCTATTCGAAACGGGAGTACGACGAACTCGAAACGATCGGCGAAGCGGTACGATAA
- a CDS encoding beta-CASP ribonuclease aCPSF1, translating into MSDDTTHSDLYERVRDEVPSYLDVSDVQYEGPDLVIYTETPQKFAEDSDILGTLAHALRKRVTIRPVSGTQSSPSEAETVIYDVVPDKANVQDLEFHPTTGEVFIEAEKPGLVIGQRGSTIREITSEVGWNPEVVRTPPMESSTVDNVRSYLTQERAERRDFLADVGAQIHGSPDNDVDWVRITTLGCCREVGRASFVLHTPNTKILVDCGDKPGSNGEVPYLHAPEAMPLTELDAVILTHAHLDHSALLPLLFKYGYDGPIYTTEPTRDLMGLLQLDYLNVASKEGRTPPYSSEQVRQAIKHTIPVAYGNVTDIAPDIKLTMHNAGHILGSATAHLHVGKGFHNIVFSGDVHYEPTRLFNGAVNDFPRAETMIMESTYGRENDFQADTEQSEARVREIIRETHEQGGTVVIPAFAVGRSQELMLVLEEAMREGEIPTMPIYLDGMIREATAIHTAYPEYLRDGLRRRILHEDENPFMAEQFQQVDGGQPMREEIASDEPSVILSTSGMVTGGPIMSWLELLGPESDNTLLFVGYQAEGTLGRRIKSGRTEVALEGGTNRITLHCRIESVSGFSGHADRRGLEQYVEEMNPRPDTILCVHGDDQATDQLSSALYQKHDIRTHQPKNLETFRFP; encoded by the coding sequence ATGAGCGACGACACAACTCATTCAGACCTGTACGAACGCGTTAGAGACGAAGTGCCATCGTATCTGGACGTCAGCGACGTTCAGTACGAAGGACCGGATCTCGTTATTTACACTGAAACGCCCCAGAAGTTCGCGGAGGATAGCGACATTCTCGGTACGCTTGCTCACGCGCTTCGGAAACGCGTAACCATTCGACCGGTGTCGGGAACGCAATCGTCCCCATCGGAAGCCGAAACCGTGATTTACGACGTTGTGCCCGACAAGGCGAACGTCCAAGACCTCGAGTTCCACCCGACGACTGGCGAGGTGTTCATCGAAGCCGAAAAACCGGGGTTAGTGATCGGCCAGCGCGGAAGTACGATCCGCGAAATCACGTCGGAGGTGGGATGGAATCCCGAAGTGGTTCGGACGCCGCCGATGGAGTCGTCGACGGTGGACAACGTCAGGAGTTACCTCACGCAGGAACGGGCGGAACGGCGTGATTTCCTCGCGGACGTCGGAGCGCAAATTCACGGCTCTCCTGATAACGACGTTGACTGGGTTCGAATCACGACACTCGGCTGCTGTCGTGAAGTCGGCCGCGCGAGTTTCGTCCTTCACACGCCGAACACGAAGATTCTCGTCGATTGCGGGGACAAACCCGGTTCCAACGGCGAGGTTCCGTATCTCCACGCCCCGGAAGCGATGCCGCTTACGGAGCTCGATGCCGTCATTTTGACGCACGCTCATCTGGACCACAGTGCGTTGCTCCCGCTGTTGTTCAAATACGGTTACGACGGACCGATTTATACGACGGAGCCCACGCGGGATCTGATGGGGTTGCTACAACTCGATTATCTCAACGTCGCCTCGAAAGAAGGCCGAACACCGCCCTATTCGAGCGAACAGGTCCGTCAAGCGATCAAACACACGATTCCGGTCGCGTACGGCAACGTCACCGATATCGCTCCGGACATCAAACTGACGATGCACAACGCGGGTCATATTCTGGGAAGTGCAACGGCCCACCTTCACGTGGGGAAGGGATTCCACAATATCGTCTTTTCCGGCGACGTTCACTACGAACCGACGCGGCTGTTCAACGGCGCTGTCAACGACTTCCCTCGAGCCGAAACGATGATCATGGAATCGACGTACGGGCGCGAAAACGACTTCCAGGCGGACACGGAACAGAGCGAAGCACGGGTCCGTGAGATCATTCGGGAAACGCACGAGCAGGGAGGTACGGTCGTCATCCCGGCGTTCGCCGTCGGCCGGTCACAGGAGTTGATGCTGGTCCTCGAGGAGGCGATGCGAGAGGGCGAGATCCCGACGATGCCGATCTATCTCGACGGGATGATTCGGGAAGCGACCGCGATTCACACGGCGTACCCGGAGTATCTTCGCGACGGACTTCGCCGGCGAATCCTCCACGAGGACGAGAACCCGTTCATGGCCGAGCAGTTCCAACAGGTCGACGGCGGGCAACCGATGCGCGAAGAGATCGCCAGCGACGAACCGAGCGTTATCCTCTCGACGTCGGGGATGGTGACTGGCGGACCGATCATGTCCTGGCTCGAGTTGCTCGGTCCGGAGTCCGATAACACGTTACTTTTCGTCGGCTATCAGGCGGAGGGGACGTTGGGTCGCAGGATCAAAAGCGGTCGTACCGAGGTCGCGCTCGAGGGGGGCACAAACCGGATCACGCTCCACTGCCGAATCGAGTCCGTCAGCGGGTTTTCGGGGCACGCAGACCGAAGGGGGCTCGAACAGTACGTCGAAGAGATGAATCCGCGGCCGGATACGATTCTCTGCGTTCACGGCGACGATCAGGCGACGGATCAACTCTCTTCGGCCCTCTATCAGAAACACGACATCAGGACGCACCAACCGAAGAATCTGGAGACGTTCCGCTTCCCCTGA
- a CDS encoding IclR family transcriptional regulator: MKSDNAGSSGQRINALIKCFNIIEELKERGSVGVSDLAAALDMPTSTVYVYLQTLEELEYVIADQGEYRLSLRFLDIGCRVRNRLDVFSAARHEMIDLSQETGETVGIGVVENGKRVELWQIEGEDAINDKIHVGEHTYLHWTSLGKTLLASLSDEEIDRIVDRQGLPKATENTITDRAELLEEVEQIRRQGFTIEDEERKVGIRSVSVPLSDVDGNTVAALGINAPKNKMVPQRCDEYVSRLKRKANVISIRYNY; this comes from the coding sequence ATGAAAAGCGATAACGCGGGATCGTCGGGGCAACGGATCAATGCACTGATAAAATGTTTCAACATCATTGAAGAGTTGAAAGAGCGAGGGAGTGTGGGCGTCTCTGATCTCGCCGCGGCGCTCGACATGCCGACGAGTACAGTCTACGTGTACCTACAGACGCTAGAAGAGCTGGAATACGTGATCGCCGACCAGGGCGAGTATCGCCTGAGCTTGCGGTTTCTAGATATCGGCTGTCGGGTTCGGAATCGATTGGACGTGTTTTCGGCGGCACGCCACGAGATGATCGACCTCTCGCAAGAGACCGGCGAGACGGTCGGCATCGGTGTCGTTGAGAACGGGAAGCGGGTTGAGCTGTGGCAGATCGAGGGTGAGGACGCCATCAACGACAAGATACACGTCGGAGAACACACGTACCTGCACTGGACGTCACTCGGGAAGACGTTGCTCGCGAGCCTCTCTGACGAAGAGATCGATCGCATCGTCGATCGTCAGGGGCTCCCGAAGGCGACCGAGAACACGATCACCGACCGAGCGGAACTCCTCGAGGAGGTCGAGCAGATCCGCCGACAGGGGTTCACGATCGAGGACGAGGAGCGAAAAGTCGGTATCCGGAGCGTGTCGGTTCCGCTCAGCGACGTTGACGGAAACACGGTCGCCGCACTCGGTATCAACGCCCCGAAGAACAAGATGGTTCCCCAGCGGTGTGACGAGTACGTCTCCCGACTGAAGCGGAAAGCGAACGTCATCTCGATCCGCTACAACTACTGA
- a CDS encoding creatininase family protein, whose product MSFKGAAANSVSWGNHTADEIGEIGDRNGSILVVPVGSVEQHGNHLPVATDSILVEAVAVLGAERVTDDVPILTLPTFWSGFSPHHLHFGGTVSLEFEHMLGAIEDVADTALENGFDALVLLNGHGGNMSLIDSAVSTIGVDHDDVEVLGLTYFQLASGFIDEIRESDIGGMAHGGEFETSLMLHLREELVDVDRLDGTYMDEPYDLGTKDLVEGGPLAVYRGFEEYSASGAIGDPGLASVGKGEQIFELLGDELESLLRDVHDRNR is encoded by the coding sequence ATGTCGTTCAAAGGCGCAGCAGCGAACAGCGTGTCTTGGGGGAACCATACAGCCGACGAAATCGGCGAAATCGGCGACCGAAACGGCTCGATACTCGTTGTCCCGGTCGGGAGCGTCGAACAGCACGGTAACCACCTTCCCGTAGCAACGGATAGTATCCTCGTCGAAGCCGTCGCAGTCCTCGGCGCGGAGCGAGTGACCGACGACGTTCCGATCCTCACGCTGCCGACGTTCTGGAGCGGCTTTTCGCCACACCACCTCCACTTCGGCGGGACGGTGTCGCTCGAGTTCGAACACATGCTAGGGGCGATCGAAGACGTCGCCGACACGGCGCTCGAGAACGGATTCGACGCCCTGGTGCTGCTGAACGGCCACGGAGGGAACATGTCGCTGATCGACAGTGCCGTCAGTACGATCGGGGTCGACCACGACGACGTCGAGGTGCTCGGGCTCACGTACTTCCAGCTCGCGAGCGGTTTTATCGACGAGATCCGGGAGAGCGATATCGGCGGAATGGCTCACGGCGGCGAGTTCGAGACCTCGCTGATGTTACACCTGCGCGAAGAACTCGTCGACGTCGATCGACTCGACGGTACGTACATGGACGAGCCCTACGACCTCGGGACGAAAGATTTGGTGGAAGGCGGCCCGCTCGCGGTCTACCGTGGATTCGAAGAGTACTCCGCGAGCGGGGCGATCGGCGATCCCGGACTGGCGTCCGTCGGGAAGGGCGAGCAGATTTTCGAACTGCTCGGCGACGAACTGGAATCGCTACTGCGGGACGTTCATGATCGGAACCGGTAG
- a CDS encoding Rid family detoxifying hydrolase, producing MEEITTDEAPESIGPFSQAIRDGNRIYVSGQGPIDPESGNIVGDDIGEETARTLENVGAILDAAGSSLDDIVKATVFVQDMDDYDAINEVYGEYMGEPYPARSAVQVKDLPIDIGVEIEVIATA from the coding sequence ATGGAAGAAATCACCACGGACGAGGCTCCGGAGAGTATCGGGCCCTTCTCGCAAGCGATTCGTGACGGCAACCGAATCTACGTCTCCGGCCAGGGACCGATCGACCCCGAGAGCGGAAACATCGTCGGCGACGATATCGGGGAGGAGACGGCGCGGACGCTCGAGAACGTCGGCGCGATACTGGATGCCGCGGGGTCGTCGCTCGACGATATCGTGAAAGCGACCGTATTCGTCCAGGACATGGACGACTACGACGCGATCAACGAGGTGTACGGTGAGTACATGGGCGAACCGTATCCGGCGCGCAGCGCCGTGCAGGTCAAGGACCTGCCGATCGACATCGGCGTCGAGATCGAAGTGATCGCGACCGCGTAA
- a CDS encoding alpha/beta hydrolase: protein MTEPLRTDLHPEVEEMLEEAQTTGRPTAHHVSPTGARQLTDRAIEEAGLLSDPEPVDGDVVDYLIDGPDGDLPVRVYTPDDRGRHPVLLWFHGGGWVRGSIDAADGVCRALVNRTGCSVVSVEYRLAPEHPFPAGLEDCYAATEWVAEHPAVSLADPDRTAVGGASAGGNLAAAVSLLARERGGPDVAYQLLGVPVTDTAIDTESYDENAEGYGLYREDMRFYWDHYLENDLDEANPYVAPLRARDLSGLPPGTVITAGWDPLRDEGIAYYERLDAAGVDVTLDHYPDMPHNVISAVFLREKLGRTPKAYETMASRLRDAFDLD, encoded by the coding sequence ATGACGGAGCCGTTACGGACCGATCTCCATCCCGAGGTCGAAGAGATGCTCGAAGAAGCACAGACGACGGGCAGACCGACGGCGCACCACGTGTCTCCGACGGGTGCCCGACAGCTCACCGACCGAGCGATCGAGGAGGCCGGCTTGCTTTCCGATCCGGAACCGGTCGACGGCGACGTGGTCGATTACCTCATCGACGGGCCGGACGGCGACCTTCCCGTTCGCGTGTACACGCCGGACGACCGCGGCAGACATCCCGTACTCCTCTGGTTCCACGGCGGCGGCTGGGTTCGCGGGAGTATCGACGCTGCCGATGGGGTCTGCAGGGCGCTGGTCAATCGCACCGGATGTAGCGTCGTCTCCGTCGAGTACCGGCTCGCTCCCGAGCATCCGTTTCCGGCGGGACTCGAGGACTGTTACGCCGCGACCGAGTGGGTGGCCGAGCACCCTGCGGTCTCTCTCGCCGACCCCGATCGGACCGCGGTCGGGGGAGCGAGCGCCGGTGGGAACCTCGCGGCGGCGGTATCGCTGCTGGCGCGCGAGCGCGGCGGTCCCGACGTCGCCTATCAGCTGCTCGGCGTGCCGGTGACCGATACCGCAATCGACACCGAATCCTACGACGAAAACGCGGAGGGATACGGGCTGTACCGCGAGGATATGCGCTTCTACTGGGATCACTATCTGGAGAACGATCTCGACGAGGCGAACCCCTACGTCGCCCCGCTTCGCGCTCGGGACCTGTCCGGTCTGCCGCCGGGAACGGTCATCACGGCCGGCTGGGATCCGCTCCGCGACGAGGGGATCGCGTACTACGAGCGACTCGACGCCGCCGGCGTCGATGTGACGCTCGATCACTATCCGGACATGCCCCACAACGTCATCAGTGCGGTCTTCCTTCGCGAGAAACTCGGCCGGACGCCGAAAGCGTACGAGACCATGGCCAGCCGGTTGCGCGACGCCTTCGACCTCGACTGA
- a CDS encoding alanine racemase: protein MPTPTLTDSTPCLDQSRYDLETPAVVVDLDTMEANMREFAEFAQRHDVALRSHVKTHKIPDIAHRQEELSGGDGILCQTLSEAEVMAQNGISDIYLSYMVVEESKLDRLVRLSERLESFATTVDCPGNIDPLQAAADRRGATVDAVLEIDVGLGRTGVPPGEPALEMAARIVDAENLSFAGLMGFEGHVNAEAESEADYERLCEAAMDELQGTAELLESDGVPVDDVRVGSTGTARHSGKHPVVTEINPGMYPFNDANVVSWAGPIGPADCALTVLTTVISKPADDRVIVDAGSKTMSFDVDRQPIPNERDDIEYVTASEEHGWIDSSDADEPIEVGDRLEFIVPHVCTTINLHDTLIGTRDDRVEEVWNVQARGKEK from the coding sequence ATGCCGACGCCGACGCTAACCGACAGCACGCCGTGCCTGGACCAGTCTCGATATGACCTGGAGACGCCCGCGGTCGTCGTCGACCTCGACACGATGGAGGCCAACATGCGGGAGTTCGCCGAATTCGCACAGCGCCACGACGTGGCGTTGCGATCGCACGTCAAGACGCACAAAATCCCGGACATCGCCCATCGGCAAGAGGAGCTATCGGGCGGCGATGGGATCCTCTGTCAGACGCTGAGCGAGGCCGAAGTGATGGCTCAAAACGGGATTTCGGACATCTACCTCTCGTACATGGTCGTCGAGGAGTCGAAGCTGGACCGCCTCGTGCGGCTCTCCGAGCGACTCGAGTCGTTCGCGACGACCGTCGACTGCCCGGGTAACATCGACCCGCTGCAGGCGGCGGCCGACCGACGCGGCGCGACCGTCGACGCGGTCCTGGAGATTGACGTCGGCCTCGGCCGCACGGGCGTCCCACCCGGCGAGCCAGCCCTGGAGATGGCAGCGCGGATCGTCGACGCCGAAAACCTGTCGTTCGCCGGACTCATGGGCTTCGAGGGGCACGTTAACGCCGAAGCCGAGTCCGAGGCCGACTACGAACGGCTCTGTGAGGCAGCGATGGACGAACTCCAGGGGACGGCCGAACTGTTGGAGTCGGACGGAGTTCCGGTCGACGACGTGAGGGTCGGCTCGACCGGCACGGCCCGCCACAGCGGCAAACACCCCGTCGTCACCGAGATCAACCCCGGGATGTACCCGTTCAACGACGCCAACGTCGTCTCCTGGGCTGGCCCGATCGGGCCGGCGGACTGCGCGCTGACGGTCCTGACGACGGTCATCTCGAAACCGGCCGACGACAGGGTGATCGTCGACGCCGGCAGCAAGACGATGTCGTTCGATGTCGACCGTCAGCCCATCCCAAACGAGCGCGACGACATCGAATACGTCACCGCCTCCGAGGAGCACGGGTGGATCGACTCGAGCGACGCCGACGAGCCGATCGAGGTCGGGGATCGACTAGAGTTTATCGTCCCGCACGTCTGTACGACCATCAACCTCCACGACACGCTGATCGGCACTCGAGACGATCGCGTCGAGGAAGTCTGGAACGTACAGGCCCGCGGGAAAGAGAAGTAG
- a CDS encoding mandelate racemase/muconate lactonizing enzyme family protein — MEITGVEAFAVNMNVVDLEDGGLSPYVTNHGAVEDVDRVLVRVDTDEGISGWGEMRVFLSPKTTVTTLEDGVAPIIEGHSPFEVESLRRLLFIEYTNVDMFFSAVEMACWDIVGKDLEKPIYELLGGWTAPGTTTRRMDTEYDQTNTVDTAYCLGILPLEESRAHAATALDEGFDVLKTKAGRDWKRDVERIVAMDDEVDGRLEFRLDPNQGWRLDEAVRVGAALADAGVYLQYLEQPIQVDSHRSLARLRQRTPQPIAPNEDTYIAHNLRELIEHGALDVAVVDMTPAGGISGLRQLAAIAEDAGIPMAHHCAFDLGIRTAAILHAVSGIPGFTLPPDTVYYAWEDDVIEEPFEIDNGAIAVPDEPGLGITVDEDRVAEYRIDG; from the coding sequence ATGGAAATCACTGGCGTAGAAGCGTTTGCTGTAAATATGAACGTCGTCGACCTGGAGGACGGAGGGCTCTCGCCGTACGTGACGAACCACGGCGCCGTCGAGGACGTCGATCGAGTGCTGGTCCGGGTAGACACCGACGAAGGAATCTCCGGATGGGGCGAGATGCGGGTGTTCCTCTCGCCGAAGACGACGGTCACGACGCTGGAAGACGGCGTTGCACCGATCATCGAGGGGCACTCGCCGTTCGAGGTCGAGAGCCTGCGACGGCTACTGTTCATCGAGTATACGAACGTCGATATGTTCTTTTCAGCGGTCGAGATGGCCTGCTGGGATATCGTCGGGAAAGACCTGGAGAAGCCGATCTACGAACTGCTCGGCGGATGGACTGCGCCGGGGACGACGACGCGGCGAATGGACACCGAGTACGACCAGACGAACACCGTCGACACGGCCTACTGTCTCGGTATCCTCCCGCTCGAGGAATCTCGGGCCCACGCCGCGACCGCGCTCGACGAGGGGTTCGACGTGCTAAAGACGAAGGCGGGGCGCGACTGGAAGCGGGACGTCGAACGGATCGTCGCGATGGACGACGAGGTCGACGGACGGCTCGAGTTCCGTCTCGACCCGAATCAGGGATGGCGACTCGACGAGGCGGTCCGCGTCGGCGCGGCGCTGGCCGATGCCGGCGTCTACCTCCAGTACCTCGAACAGCCGATTCAGGTCGACAGCCACCGGTCGCTGGCGCGCCTGCGCCAGCGGACCCCGCAACCGATCGCCCCGAACGAAGACACCTACATCGCCCACAATCTGCGCGAACTGATCGAGCACGGCGCGCTCGACGTCGCCGTCGTCGACATGACGCCAGCCGGCGGCATCTCCGGGCTCCGGCAGCTCGCGGCGATCGCCGAGGACGCCGGCATCCCGATGGCGCACCACTGCGCGTTCGACCTCGGAATCCGAACCGCCGCGATACTGCACGCCGTTAGCGGCATCCCCGGGTTCACGCTTCCGCCGGACACCGTCTACTACGCCTGGGAAGACGACGTGATCGAGGAGCCGTTCGAGATCGATAACGGGGCGATCGCCGTTCCCGACGAGCCGGGTCTCGGGATCACCGTCGACGAGGACAGGGTCGCCGAGTACCGGATCGACGGCTGA